The following are encoded together in the Campylobacter devanensis genome:
- a CDS encoding F0F1 ATP synthase subunit A — translation MKDLFLFSNLIVNDHSFTYLFHIILVAIIVLIVAKMATSSMQLVPRGTQNLLEAYLEGIVSMGRDVMGSDELARKYLPLVATIGLIVLTSNVIGIIPGFEAPSSSLNLTLCLALCVFIYYNFEGIRTQGVIKYFAHFMGPNKFLAPLMFPIEIVSHLSRIVSLSFRLFGNIKGDDLFLMVVLSLAPWVAPLPAFALLTFMALLQTFIFMILTYVYLAGAVVVSEEH, via the coding sequence ATGAAAGATCTGTTTCTCTTTTCAAATTTGATCGTTAATGATCATAGCTTTACGTACCTTTTTCACATTATTTTAGTTGCGATTATAGTACTAATTGTTGCTAAAATGGCTACTAGCTCGATGCAGCTTGTACCTCGTGGTACTCAAAATTTACTTGAGGCATATTTAGAAGGTATTGTATCAATGGGTCGTGATGTAATGGGTAGTGATGAGCTTGCTAGAAAGTATCTACCGCTAGTAGCTACAATTGGTTTAATCGTATTGACAAGTAATGTAATTGGTATTATTCCTGGTTTTGAAGCTCCTAGTTCTAGCTTGAATCTAACTCTTTGTTTGGCTCTTTGTGTGTTTATATATTACAACTTTGAAGGTATTCGCACTCAAGGTGTGATTAAATATTTTGCCCATTTTATGGGACCAAATAAATTTCTTGCTCCTTTAATGTTTCCTATCGAGATTGTATCTCATTTATCTCGTATAGTTTCATTATCATTTAGGCTTTTTGGAAATATTAAAGGCGATGATCTATTTTTGATGGTTGTTCTTAGTCTTGCTCCGTGGGTTGCTCCACTTCCAGCATTTGCATTACTAACATTTATGGCATTGCTACAAACATTTATCTTTATGATTTTAACATATGTTTATTTAGCTGGTGCTGTGGTAGTTTCTGAAGAGCATTAA
- a CDS encoding amino acid ABC transporter permease → MSNYIEAFLPMIKGAILYTIPLSIISFICGITIGVIVALIRINHSKNPLSNLAKAICQFYISIIRGTPLLVQLFIIFYGLPNIGITLDPFISAIIAFSLSIGAYSSETIRASILAVPKGQWEAGWSIGLTNSDTFIKIIAPQALKIALPTLSNTFIALVKDTSLASVVLVAELFRQAQTIASQNYEFLRVYSQAALIYWIICIGLGYLQTHLEAKFSKHL, encoded by the coding sequence GTGAGTAATTATATTGAGGCATTTTTGCCTATGATTAAGGGGGCTATTTTATATACAATCCCCCTTAGTATTATATCTTTTATTTGTGGTATTACAATAGGTGTTATTGTAGCACTTATCCGTATCAATCACAGCAAAAATCCACTATCAAATTTAGCTAAGGCTATTTGTCAGTTCTACATCTCTATAATTCGTGGAACACCTCTACTTGTACAGCTTTTTATAATATTTTATGGCTTGCCAAATATTGGCATAACGCTAGATCCATTCATTAGCGCAATTATTGCTTTTAGTCTTAGTATTGGCGCATATAGCAGTGAAACTATCAGAGCTAGTATATTAGCAGTGCCAAAGGGACAATGGGAGGCTGGCTGGAGCATTGGACTAACTAATAGCGATACTTTTATTAAAATTATTGCTCCACAAGCACTTAAAATTGCTCTACCAACCCTATCAAATACATTTATTGCGTTAGTTAAAGATACATCACTAGCATCAGTAGTATTAGTAGCTGAACTATTTCGTCAAGCTCAAACTATCGCCTCTCAAAATTATGAATTTCTAAGAGTCTATTCGCAAGCTGCTCTTATATACTGGATTATTTGTATAGGTCTTGGATATTTACAAACTCACCTTGAGGCAAAATTTAGCAAGCATCTATAA
- a CDS encoding TSUP family transporter gives MELEIWIFILLFFVAFFSGFIDAIAGGGGLITIPALIAVGIPEHVALATNKLQATFGSFTAAANFTHKKMVDFNSLWRGIIWTFVGAVCGTWSVLLIDAVVIKYLIPICLAAILIYTIFTPNLGQIDREKRISQNLFYAIFGLGIGFYDGFMGPGTGSFWMFAFASLLGLNLKTAVANTKILNFTSNIVSLAVFIGGGQILWLLGIVMGFGQMIGAYFGSHMVIKKEIKFIKIIFLTVVSLTIVKIIYDLFIK, from the coding sequence TTGGAATTAGAAATTTGGATATTTATACTTCTATTTTTTGTAGCATTTTTTAGTGGATTTATAGATGCAATTGCTGGAGGTGGAGGGCTAATTACCATCCCAGCATTAATAGCAGTTGGTATCCCAGAGCATGTAGCATTAGCTACAAATAAACTACAAGCTACATTTGGTAGTTTTACAGCAGCAGCTAATTTCACTCATAAAAAAATGGTGGATTTTAACTCTCTTTGGCGCGGAATTATATGGACATTTGTAGGGGCAGTGTGTGGTACATGGTCAGTACTTTTAATCGATGCTGTGGTTATTAAATATCTAATTCCAATCTGTTTAGCAGCAATTTTAATCTACACTATTTTTACTCCAAACCTTGGTCAAATTGATAGAGAAAAGAGAATAAGTCAAAATTTATTTTACGCTATTTTTGGGTTAGGAATTGGATTTTATGATGGATTTATGGGGCCTGGTACTGGATCGTTTTGGATGTTTGCTTTTGCTAGTTTGCTTGGTTTAAATTTAAAAACCGCAGTAGCAAATACTAAAATCTTAAATTTTACTTCTAATATCGTATCTTTAGCTGTATTTATTGGAGGTGGGCAAATTCTATGGCTACTTGGAATAGTTATGGGTTTTGGCCAAATGATTGGAGCATATTTTGGATCGCATATGGTCATAAAAAAAGAGATTAAATTTATAAAAATTATCTTTTTAACTGTGGTAAGTTTAACTATTGTTAAGATTATTTATGATTTATTTATTAAATAA
- a CDS encoding amino acid ABC transporter ATP-binding protein: MLQIRDINKKIGSHTILSNISFDIKKGEIIAIIGPSGSGKTTLLRSLNYLEIPDSGILEFSDGSLKIDFKQHPNKQEILNLRRKMGMVFQSYNLFAHLNATQNITQGLISVQKMPKEKAIEIALNLLNKFGLKDRANAYPSSLSGGQQQRVAIARAVALKPNILLLDEPTSALDKELVSEVLSTLKMLANEHQTMILVTHELKFAKDIADKIIFLEDGKIVTIESPKEFFSSQNNPRILKFIGDLNY; the protein is encoded by the coding sequence ATGCTACAAATAAGAGATATAAATAAAAAAATCGGCTCTCACACCATATTATCAAATATTAGTTTTGATATTAAAAAAGGTGAGATAATTGCAATTATCGGGCCAAGCGGAAGTGGCAAGACTACACTTCTTCGTTCATTAAACTATCTAGAGATACCAGATAGCGGGATTTTGGAATTTAGCGATGGGAGTTTAAAAATTGATTTTAAACAGCATCCAAATAAGCAAGAAATTTTAAATTTAAGACGCAAAATGGGAATGGTCTTTCAATCTTATAATCTTTTTGCCCATCTAAATGCTACGCAAAATATCACCCAAGGGTTAATCAGTGTCCAAAAAATGCCAAAAGAAAAAGCCATTGAGATTGCTTTAAATTTACTAAATAAATTTGGCCTCAAAGATAGAGCCAATGCCTATCCTAGCTCTTTAAGCGGAGGACAACAACAGCGTGTAGCAATTGCTAGAGCTGTTGCTTTAAAACCAAATATTTTATTGCTTGATGAGCCTACAAGCGCACTTGATAAAGAACTAGTAAGCGAAGTTTTATCCACGCTTAAAATGCTAGCAAATGAACACCAAACTATGATCTTAGTCACTCATGAGCTTAAATTTGCCAAGGATATCGCTGATAAGATTATATTTTTAGAAGATGGCAAAATAGTTACTATTGAATCCCCAAAAGAGTTTTTTAGTTCGCAAAACAATCCAAGAATTCTCAAATTTATAGGTGATCTAAATTACTAA
- a CDS encoding potassium/proton antiporter yields MDNSLIIFGGLFILSVLFSKISDKYGVPALLMFLAIGMLAGSDGLIGLEFDNAKIAENVGTIALIYILFSGGFNTNYKSIKPIFKSGIVLATFGVVISAVITGVFAYYIIGFSMLESLLFGAIISSTDAAAVFSIMRSTKLKNNLASLLEFESGSNDPMAIFLTITLLGLLTATTVIDPYTMSIKLILEFILGGTMGYVFGIIIPSLINRVKLGSWGLYPVLLIALVAVLFGLTEKIGGNGYIAVYVAGIIANKKEFLYKKNLTGFFDGIAWMMQIFIFLTLGLLVFPSELPHVAMISILMSLVVMFISRPISVFMSTIFSKYNLKEKCFISWVGLRGVVPIILATYPLSAELENGQLIFNIIFFMVLISVLTQGTTLNKSGKIFGVIEPSKATIPNMPSSPISYSDIKQYKIGESSKVIGKNLTELGLPDDFLIVLAKRNGELIKVSGSFEFMQNDILLILCNSELRYQKIIRIYEL; encoded by the coding sequence ATGGATAATTCGTTGATTATATTTGGAGGATTATTTATCCTTAGTGTTTTATTTAGCAAAATATCTGATAAATATGGAGTTCCAGCACTGCTTATGTTTTTAGCAATTGGTATGCTAGCAGGTAGCGATGGGCTTATAGGGCTTGAATTTGATAATGCTAAAATAGCTGAAAATGTAGGAACTATAGCACTTATATATATACTGTTTTCTGGTGGATTTAATACCAACTATAAATCAATAAAACCTATTTTTAAAAGCGGTATAGTATTAGCAACTTTTGGGGTTGTTATCTCAGCTGTGATTACTGGAGTATTTGCTTATTATATAATTGGCTTTTCTATGCTTGAGTCGTTACTATTTGGTGCAATTATTAGCTCGACTGATGCAGCAGCAGTATTTTCTATTATGCGTTCAACTAAACTTAAAAATAATCTTGCTTCGCTACTTGAGTTTGAAAGTGGTAGTAATGATCCGATGGCTATCTTTTTAACTATTACTCTACTTGGACTTCTTACAGCTACTACAGTTATAGATCCATACACAATGAGTATCAAGCTTATACTTGAGTTTATCCTTGGTGGTACAATGGGTTATGTATTTGGTATTATAATCCCAAGCCTTATAAATAGAGTAAAGCTAGGCTCTTGGGGGTTATATCCAGTGCTTTTAATAGCTTTGGTTGCTGTGCTTTTTGGTTTGACAGAAAAGATTGGTGGTAATGGATATATTGCAGTATATGTAGCTGGAATTATCGCTAATAAAAAAGAGTTTTTGTATAAAAAGAATTTAACTGGTTTCTTTGATGGAATAGCTTGGATGATGCAGATATTTATCTTCCTTACACTTGGGCTTTTGGTCTTTCCTAGCGAACTACCTCATGTTGCTATGATTAGTATTTTAATGTCGCTTGTTGTTATGTTTATTTCAAGACCTATTAGTGTATTTATGTCTACTATATTTTCTAAATATAATTTAAAAGAGAAGTGCTTTATCTCATGGGTTGGCCTTAGAGGAGTTGTTCCTATTATTTTGGCTACATATCCTCTCTCAGCTGAACTAGAAAATGGTCAATTAATCTTTAATATAATATTTTTTATGGTATTAATATCTGTGCTTACTCAAGGCACTACGCTTAATAAAAGCGGAAAAATATTTGGAGTTATCGAACCATCTAAGGCTACAATTCCAAATATGCCTAGCAGTCCAATATCTTATTCGGACATAAAGCAGTATAAAATAGGGGAATCATCAAAGGTAATTGGTAAAAACTTAACGGAGCTTGGTTTGCCAGATGATTTTTTAATCGTTTTAGCAAAACGAAATGGCGAGCTTATAAAGGTTAGTGGTTCATTTGAATTTATGCAAAATGATATTTTGCTTATTTTGTGCAATAGCGAGTTAAGATATCAAAAGATTATTAGAATTTATGAGTTATAG
- the pgsA gene encoding CDP-diacylglycerol--glycerol-3-phosphate 3-phosphatidyltransferase codes for MNLPNSLAIFRILLAPLMFFLLLCIKGNGDAIEISWLNYFCALTFVVASITDFFDGYIARSWNQKTKLGAILDPLADKMLILAAFLGLMIIDRADAWAVYIILVREFFITGFRVVMASENIDISASIAGKIKTIMQMVAIGFLSMQWWGGEILLWFAVAITLYSGYEYIHAYIKHIRKI; via the coding sequence ATAAATTTACCAAATTCTCTAGCTATATTTCGTATACTCTTAGCTCCACTTATGTTTTTTTTGCTTTTATGCATTAAGGGCAATGGAGACGCTATAGAGATTAGTTGGCTTAATTACTTTTGTGCTTTAACATTTGTAGTAGCTAGCATTACTGATTTTTTTGATGGATATATAGCTAGAAGCTGGAATCAAAAGACAAAACTAGGTGCAATCTTAGATCCACTTGCCGATAAAATGTTGATTTTAGCAGCATTTTTAGGTTTAATGATAATAGATAGAGCTGATGCATGGGCAGTATATATAATTCTTGTTAGAGAGTTTTTCATTACTGGATTTCGAGTTGTAATGGCTAGTGAAAATATAGATATAAGTGCATCCATAGCTGGCAAGATTAAAACAATAATGCAGATGGTTGCTATTGGATTTTTATCTATGCAATGGTGGGGTGGTGAAATTTTGTTATGGTTTGCTGTAGCTATCACGCTATATTCTGGTTATGAATATATACACGCATATATAAAACATATAAGAAAAATTTAA
- a CDS encoding transporter substrate-binding domain-containing protein, giving the protein MRNILAILFATFVFIGCSGDKNTKDKLRVATEGTYNPFSYHDESGKLVGYDVEVITEAAKRAGFEIEFHETNWDAIFSGLNSNRFDMIANQISDADPKRAELYTFSDPYIVTSAAVAVRANDNSINSLSDIKGKNIAQAMGSNYYEIAIENGANIVLVDGLAPAIKAVSQGRADATMNDKLAILNYIKTTGDKNIKIAFDTGDGTRSVFLFKKELTEQRDRINKALESMKKDGTLKQISEKYFGIDVSE; this is encoded by the coding sequence ATGAGAAATATCCTTGCTATTTTATTTGCTACTTTTGTTTTTATCGGTTGTTCTGGCGATAAAAATACAAAAGATAAATTGAGAGTCGCAACAGAAGGTACATATAATCCATTTTCATATCATGATGAAAGTGGTAAATTAGTAGGCTATGATGTAGAAGTAATCACTGAAGCAGCCAAAAGAGCTGGATTTGAGATTGAATTTCATGAAACAAATTGGGATGCGATATTTTCTGGATTAAACTCAAATCGCTTTGATATGATAGCAAATCAAATAAGCGATGCGGACCCAAAAAGAGCCGAGCTTTATACTTTTAGTGATCCATATATTGTAACTTCAGCTGCCGTTGCTGTAAGAGCTAATGATAATAGCATCAACTCACTAAGCGATATTAAAGGCAAAAATATTGCTCAAGCAATGGGTAGTAACTACTATGAGATTGCCATAGAAAATGGGGCAAATATTGTTTTAGTTGATGGATTAGCGCCAGCTATTAAAGCAGTCAGTCAAGGTAGAGCAGATGCTACTATGAATGATAAACTTGCTATATTAAACTATATCAAAACAACTGGCGATAAAAATATTAAAATCGCATTTGATACAGGCGATGGCACTAGAAGTGTCTTTTTGTTTAAAAAAGAGCTAACCGAACAAAGAGATAGAATCAATAAAGCTCTTGAATCTATGAAAAAAGATGGAACGCTAAAGCAAATTTCAGAAAAATATTTTGGAATAGATGTTAGTGAGTAA
- the gatB gene encoding Asp-tRNA(Asn)/Glu-tRNA(Gln) amidotransferase subunit GatB, with protein sequence MFETVIGLEVHCQLNTKTKIFCGCSTSFGEEPNTHVCPTCLALPGALPVLNSQAVKKAISFGKAINATVNKKSIFDRKNYFYPDLPKAYQISQFTIPIVENGELIIKVGDKNKRIGITRAHLEEDAGKNSHESKSSLVDLNRAGTPLLEIVSEPDIRSSDEAVAYLKKLHSILRFLNISDANMQEGSFRCDVNVSIRPKGDEKLYTRVEIKNLNSFRFIQKAIEYEVERQCEAWEDGRYDSEVVQETRLFDTTKLITKPMRSKEDSAEYRYFPDPDLLPVIIPDELMEEASILPELPDEKRARYISEFGIKESDADVIISSYEMAKYFEDLIAGTNSPKLCVTWLTVELLGRLKNGVTIETSPVNSAKLSTLLNRIEDGTISQKAAKDVLDVIIESDEDIDSVIDRLGLKQVSDDSAILSIIDTVLAANEDKVAEYKSGKDKLFGFFVGQVMKEGKGAFNPAKVNELLKTKLG encoded by the coding sequence ATGTTTGAAACAGTTATAGGATTAGAAGTACATTGTCAGTTAAATACAAAAACTAAGATATTTTGTGGATGTTCAACTAGTTTTGGAGAGGAGCCAAATACTCATGTTTGTCCAACATGCTTAGCTCTTCCTGGGGCATTGCCGGTGTTAAATTCTCAAGCAGTAAAAAAAGCAATTAGCTTTGGTAAAGCAATAAATGCAACTGTAAATAAAAAGAGTATTTTTGACCGCAAAAACTACTTCTATCCAGATCTACCTAAAGCCTATCAGATATCTCAATTTACTATTCCAATTGTAGAAAATGGTGAGCTAATTATTAAAGTTGGCGATAAAAATAAAAGAATTGGTATTACTAGAGCGCATTTAGAAGAAGATGCTGGCAAAAATAGCCATGAGAGTAAATCTAGTCTTGTAGATCTAAATCGTGCTGGAACTCCGCTTTTAGAGATCGTAAGCGAACCAGATATTAGAAGTAGTGATGAGGCAGTAGCGTATCTTAAAAAACTTCATAGTATTTTAAGATTTTTAAATATTAGCGATGCTAATATGCAAGAAGGCTCTTTTAGATGCGATGTAAATGTTAGCATTAGACCAAAAGGTGATGAAAAGCTATATACAAGAGTTGAAATTAAAAATTTAAATTCATTTAGATTTATTCAAAAAGCTATTGAGTATGAGGTAGAGCGTCAGTGTGAAGCTTGGGAGGATGGTAGATATGATAGTGAGGTTGTTCAAGAAACTAGACTATTTGATACGACAAAATTAATAACTAAACCAATGAGAAGTAAAGAAGATAGTGCAGAGTATCGCTATTTTCCAGATCCTGATTTATTACCAGTTATTATTCCTGATGAGCTTATGGAAGAAGCTAGTATTTTACCTGAGTTACCAGATGAAAAAAGAGCTAGATATATAAGTGAATTTGGAATAAAAGAGAGCGATGCTGATGTGATAATTAGCAGCTATGAGATGGCAAAATATTTTGAAGATCTAATAGCTGGCACAAACTCACCAAAACTATGTGTGACTTGGCTTACTGTAGAGCTTTTAGGTAGATTAAAAAATGGTGTAACTATAGAGACAAGTCCAGTTAATAGTGCAAAACTCTCAACTCTATTAAACAGAATAGAAGATGGTACTATCTCACAAAAAGCCGCTAAAGATGTCTTAGATGTAATAATAGAAAGTGATGAAGATATAGATAGCGTGATTGATCGTCTAGGCCTAAAACAAGTAAGTGATGATTCAGCTATATTATCTATTATTGATACAGTATTAGCTGCAAATGAAGATAAAGTAGCTGAGTATAAGAGCGGTAAAGATAAATTATTTGGTTTCTTTGTTGGTCAAGTTATGAAAGAGGGCAAGGGTGCATTTAATCCAGCCAAAGTAAATGAGTTATTAAAAACGAAATTAGGGTAG
- a CDS encoding NAD(P)H-dependent glycerol-3-phosphate dehydrogenase: MKIAVIGAGKWGQALYSALKINNDCIISSRTKRDIEGFVELDKALECDYLLFSISTQKTHEFLRSNFKAKNQKILVASKGIDTVSGEFLHEIYSKFAPSENLAFLSGPSFASEVIQGLPCALVISSKNDELAQIWASTFPSFIKPYISYDVIGAEICGAYKNVIAIAGGVCAGLGLGQNARASLISRGLVEMARFGEHFGAKDETFLGLSGAGDLFLTASSELSRNYRVGLGLASGFSLDEILAQIGEVAEGVATAYAITKIAQQKAIYTPIASQVVDMLGGKDAKEALKDLLKRR, translated from the coding sequence ATGAAAATAGCAGTAATCGGTGCTGGAAAATGGGGGCAGGCTTTATACTCAGCACTTAAAATAAATAATGATTGCATTATCTCATCTCGAACAAAGCGTGATATTGAAGGTTTTGTAGAGTTGGATAAGGCGCTAGAGTGCGACTATTTGCTCTTTAGTATATCAACTCAAAAAACACATGAGTTTTTACGCTCAAATTTTAAAGCAAAGAATCAAAAAATATTAGTAGCTTCTAAAGGTATAGATACGGTTAGTGGAGAGTTTTTGCATGAGATTTATTCTAAATTTGCTCCAAGCGAAAATTTGGCATTTTTAAGCGGTCCTAGCTTTGCAAGTGAGGTTATACAAGGATTGCCGTGTGCTTTAGTGATAAGCAGCAAAAATGATGAGTTAGCTCAAATTTGGGCTAGCACTTTTCCAAGTTTTATTAAGCCATATATTAGCTACGATGTTATAGGAGCTGAGATTTGTGGCGCATATAAGAATGTGATCGCTATAGCTGGCGGTGTATGTGCTGGTCTTGGTCTTGGGCAAAATGCTAGAGCTAGTTTGATATCTAGAGGATTAGTAGAGATGGCTAGATTTGGTGAGCATTTTGGTGCTAAAGATGAAACATTTTTAGGTCTTAGTGGAGCAGGGGATCTATTTTTAACTGCAAGTAGTGAATTATCTAGAAATTATAGAGTTGGTCTTGGATTAGCTAGTGGATTTAGTCTTGATGAGATTTTAGCTCAAATTGGAGAGGTGGCTGAAGGTGTAGCTACAGCATATGCAATTACTAAAATTGCTCAGCAAAAAGCGATTTATACTCCAATTGCTAGTCAAGTAGTTGATATGCTAGGTGGCAAAGACGCCAAAGAGGCATTAAAGGATTTATTAAAACGACGATGA
- the rarD gene encoding EamA family transporter RarD, whose translation MQATQKGFILALATFIMWGVFPIFFKFIEGIAATEVLAHRIIWSALILLAILIITKRLNSVKRIAKIKKVTLTLAITGALIASNWGVFIYAINQNEILATSLGYFINPLFSILLGAIILKEELSPALKLSIFIVFIAIGVQIYAIGNLPLISIILPLSFALYGLLRKRLGVRTFEGLFIETIILTPFALLYLLYLAINNSSEFGINFNGIMLFLSGFVTILPLLTFNASTKYLKLSTIGFLQYISPTLSMIIAVFIYNETLDFYKIISFALIWISLAIATISNLRRKNGTK comes from the coding sequence ATGCAAGCAACACAAAAAGGATTTATCTTAGCTTTAGCTACATTTATTATGTGGGGTGTATTCCCGATATTTTTTAAATTCATTGAAGGAATTGCAGCTACTGAGGTTTTAGCTCATAGGATTATATGGTCAGCTTTAATTTTGCTAGCTATACTTATAATTACAAAAAGATTAAACAGCGTCAAAAGAATAGCAAAAATAAAAAAAGTTACTCTAACCTTAGCCATTACAGGTGCATTAATTGCTAGTAATTGGGGAGTATTTATCTATGCAATCAACCAAAATGAAATTTTAGCCACCAGCCTTGGATACTTTATAAATCCTCTTTTTTCCATACTTCTTGGTGCGATCATATTAAAAGAAGAGTTAAGTCCTGCTTTAAAACTCTCAATTTTTATCGTATTTATTGCTATTGGAGTTCAAATTTATGCCATTGGCAATCTACCGCTAATATCTATTATACTGCCATTATCATTTGCGTTATATGGACTTTTACGCAAAAGACTTGGGGTTAGAACTTTTGAGGGGTTATTTATAGAAACTATCATTTTAACACCTTTTGCTCTACTTTATTTGCTATATCTAGCTATAAATAATAGCAGTGAATTTGGGATAAATTTTAATGGAATTATGCTATTTTTAAGCGGATTTGTAACTATACTACCACTACTTACATTTAATGCTAGCACCAAATATCTTAAACTATCTACAATTGGATTTTTGCAATACATAAGCCCAACTTTAAGTATGATTATTGCAGTTTTTATATATAATGAGACTTTAGATTTTTATAAAATTATTAGCTTTGCACTCATATGGATTAGTCTTGCAATTGCTACAATTTCAAATTTAAGGAGAAAAAATGGCACAAAATGA
- a CDS encoding glycoside hydrolase family 3 N-terminal domain-containing protein yields MKKIILLFIFTISLFGAPSDKELRNMIGQMVMVGFTGDSSSDEWVKQLHLDIKNGRIGGVMILARNISSKQGLKNLTKYLNSASSKYPLFIAIDEEGGQISRFNKFSDFEHFPSAYKVGSELDLNSANKLYTNMATQLKNLGINMNFAPVVDLHNDISPIIGQRQRAFSKDAGEVTAYASEFISAFDNVGVASVLKHFPGHGNASSDTHKISTIVDSFDFDEIRPYYELIKRKKAKFIMVGHMIIPTIDDVNPATLSRQIVTNLLKDSLNYEGVVISDDMLMKALGGTLEQNAIKAVNAGVDILLVSEYFYNKTNSIKALNDAIFNSVKSGKIEIARIIDAYNRIIAQKARF; encoded by the coding sequence ATGAAAAAGATTATTTTGCTATTTATTTTTACTATTTCACTCTTTGGCGCACCAAGTGATAAAGAGTTAAGAAATATGATTGGTCAGATGGTGATGGTGGGATTTACTGGAGACAGTTCTAGTGATGAGTGGGTTAAGCAGCTTCATCTTGATATTAAAAATGGTAGAATCGGTGGAGTAATGATACTAGCTAGAAATATTAGCAGCAAACAGGGGTTAAAAAATTTAACCAAATATTTAAATTCCGCCAGTTCTAAATATCCTCTTTTTATAGCTATCGATGAAGAAGGCGGGCAAATTAGTAGATTTAATAAATTTAGCGATTTTGAGCATTTTCCATCAGCTTATAAGGTTGGTAGTGAGTTAGATTTAAATAGTGCTAATAAGCTATATACCAATATGGCAACTCAGCTTAAAAATCTTGGAATAAATATGAATTTTGCTCCAGTAGTTGATCTTCATAATGATATATCACCTATAATTGGTCAAAGACAAAGAGCATTTAGCAAGGATGCAGGTGAAGTAACTGCATATGCTAGTGAGTTTATATCAGCTTTTGATAATGTAGGCGTTGCTAGTGTGTTAAAGCATTTTCCAGGTCATGGCAATGCCTCATCTGATACGCATAAGATTAGCACTATAGTAGATAGTTTTGATTTTGATGAGATTAGGCCGTATTATGAATTAATTAAGCGTAAAAAGGCTAAATTTATAATGGTTGGCCATATGATAATCCCGACAATCGATGATGTAAATCCAGCTACGCTCTCACGCCAAATAGTTACAAATTTACTAAAAGATAGCTTAAATTATGAAGGCGTTGTAATAAGCGATGATATGTTAATGAAAGCACTTGGAGGAACACTTGAGCAAAATGCTATAAAGGCAGTAAATGCTGGAGTAGATATATTGCTAGTAAGTGAGTATTTTTATAATAAAACCAACTCTATAAAAGCTTTAAATGATGCAATTTTTAACTCTGTTAAAAGTGGTAAAATAGAGATTGCTAGAATTATTGATGCGTATAATCGTATAATTGCTCAGAAGGCTAGATTCTAA
- a CDS encoding thiamine phosphate synthase — MIKYAISDPKFYSNLDYAFNNFIRLKEANMLLFRDKNSNNYDKTAQEFIKFKSHNIKFLLQNDIDLACKLGFDGIHFSSNFIHLLKETPPNLIKIASTHNIKEIELSNQYGADFITFSPIFATPNKGKPKGLEGLKEAIKISKFKVIALGGIISAEQICAVMKCGVAGFASIRYFTLD; from the coding sequence GTGATCAAGTATGCAATTAGCGATCCCAAATTTTATTCAAATTTGGATTATGCTTTTAATAATTTTATTAGATTAAAAGAGGCTAATATGCTACTTTTTAGAGATAAAAACTCTAATAACTATGATAAAACAGCTCAAGAATTTATTAAATTTAAATCTCATAATATAAAATTTTTACTTCAAAATGATATCGATTTGGCTTGCAAACTTGGCTTTGATGGTATTCATTTTAGTTCAAATTTTATTCATTTATTAAAGGAAACTCCGCCAAATTTAATCAAAATTGCTAGCACTCATAATATTAAAGAGATAGAATTGTCCAATCAATATGGAGCCGATTTTATTACATTTAGTCCAATTTTTGCAACTCCAAATAAGGGCAAACCAAAAGGCTTAGAAGGATTAAAAGAAGCTATAAAAATATCAAAATTTAAGGTTATTGCTCTTGGCGGGATAATAAGTGCTGAGCAAATTTGTGCTGTGATGAAGTGCGGTGTGGCTGGATTTGCATCAATTCGCTATTTTACGCTAGATTAA